The following are from one region of the Salvia hispanica cultivar TCC Black 2014 chromosome 1, UniMelb_Shisp_WGS_1.0, whole genome shotgun sequence genome:
- the LOC125200884 gene encoding uncharacterized protein LOC125200884 isoform X4: MMMIFILFNLLLLILALTSPVGGESPTCLAVYREGGATAVFQSPKCPRWNLSNFKSQSNRRLESRSMTCQSATLQGRRKSQEDRTLCAVDLRIPFPGPKGVKEVNVGIMAVFDGHNGSEASEMASELLLEYFVLHTYFLLDTTYAFLSRNLMKRLPDKMEDAAGFQKIQYEDIDGRTLNIGRFKVTLSTILDGSLPFDLLREALLRAIHDIDAKFTMDAARYNLSSGTTAAVVLLAEAQILVANLGDSKAFLCSEVYQSPPENKATVFRIIKQRRAEGVSLSVNERNHLKRMASNGWTVLIAKELTNDHHPDNEVEKSRVESAGGNISKWAGVARVNGQLAVTRAIGDIHFKNFGVISVPEVTDWKPLSGNESYIIAASDGVFEKLSPQDICDILWEPLAGFTIREKLNSTCSTSLADCIVNAAFEQGSMDNLAALVINMREAGSIATFGGKIYREPDYLGVVDERKIYVNSADANTSILAELRPLPDVTKFDRLLVEGKHNNFRCFYLSENLDVNDDYTFWIHKDGREPVSEQLTALSGAHQFTWSRPIDFYSDQHTCMHFGSYIDDEKDHCMSSDGFARFLGFLGSIPLHNSGQNEHATSDTRYILKKKFDRGAYGEVWLAFNWNCSQVGFSLSKLLYTAEDVVSDADKERGNHGKRIQILRASKWWHWLKTTETGQEEFRDIIWQLLMALKSCHDRNITHRDIKPENMVICFEDPDSGSCLTSTPNSSENYTTKMRIIDFGSAVNDFTVKHFYGSLGPSSNEQTSGYAPPEAFLNVSWYKGPSTVTSKYDMWSVGVVIMEMILGSPNVFQINSKTQALLDQQLKGWNDNLKELAYKLRSLMEMCILIPGISSKLHQNGGTNSQSSSSPVPWKCSEEYFSYLIRSRDPLQLGFPNIWALRLVRGLLEWDPESRLSVDDALRHPYFTSAS; the protein is encoded by the exons ATGATGATGATCTTCATCCTGTTTAATCTACTTCTCCTGATTTTGGCTCTGACCTCTCCCGTCGGAGGAGAATCGCCGACGTGCTTGGCGGTGTACCGCGAAGGCGGCGCGACGGCGGTTTTCCAATCCCCAAAATGCCCTCGCTGGAACCTCTCGAATTTCAAATCCCAGTCCAATCGGCGATTAGAGTCGCGCTCAATGACGTGTCAGTCGGCTACACTCCAAGGCCGCCGGAAATCACAGGAGGATCGCACTCTTTGCGCTGTCGACCTTCGCATCCCTTTTCCAG GTCCGAAGGGGGTTAAGGAAGTTAATGTTGGGATAATGGCGGTTTTTGATGGACATAATGGTTCGGAAGCTAGTGAAATGGCATCTGAGTTGCTGTTGGAGTATTTTGTGCTGCATACTTACTTTCTTCTGGATACTACTTACGCTTTCTTGTCGAGGAATTTGATGAAAAGGCTGCCGGATAAAATGGAAGATGCTGCCGGTTTCCAGAAGATTCAATACGAGGATATTGATGGCCGAACTCTGAATATCGGGAG GTTCAAGGTGACTTTGTCAACTATTTTAGATGGATCTTTACCCTTTGACTTATTGAGGGAAGCATTGCTAAGAGCAATTCATGACATTGATGCAAAGTTTACTATG GATGCAGCAAGATACAACCTGAGTTCCGGCACTACAGCAGCAGTTGTACTCCTAGCAGAAGCTCAAATTCTAGTTGCTAATTTAGGTGACTCGAAGGCATTTTTATGCTCTGAAGTATATCAGTCTCCACCTGAGAATAAAG CAACTGTATTTAGGATCATCAAGCAGAGAAGGGCTGAGGGTGTTTCTTTATCTGTAAATGAACGCAATCACTTAAAACGAATGGCGTCTAATGGATGGACAGTGTTAATTGCTAAGGAGCTTACAAATGATCACCATCCTGACAATGAGGTAGAAAAATCCCGGGTTGAATCTGCTGGGGGCAATATTTCAAAATGGGCTGGTGTAGCTCGAGTCAATGGCCAATTGGCTGTAACCAGAGCAATCGGGGacattcattttaaaaa CTTTGGCGTAATCTCAGTGCCTGAGGTGACAGATTGGAAACCTTTGTCTGGCAATGAAAGTTATATTATTGCTGCATCGGATGGTGTCTTTGAAAAGCTTAGCCCCCAAGACATTTGTGATATACTATGGGAACCCCTTGCTGGCTTCACTATCCGGGAGAAACTCAATTCTACGTGTTCAACCTCATTGGCTGATTGCATAGTTAATGCTGCTTTTGAACAAGGAAGTATGGATAATTTGGCAGCTCTAGTGATTAACATGAGAGAAGCTGGTTCCATTGCGACTTTTGGGGGCAAGATTTACAGGGAACCTGATTACTTGGGAGTAGTAGATGAACGGAAGATATATGTGAACTCAG CTGATGCCAACACCTCAATACTCGCAGAACTGCGGCCGCTTCCAGATGTTACCAAGTTTGATAGATTACTG GTTGAAGGAAAACACAACAATTTTAGATGCTTTTATTTATCCGAGAATCTTGATGTAAACGATGATTACACATTTTGGATCCACAAAGATGGCCGTGAACCTGTGTCGGAGCAATTAACTGCTTTAAGTGGTGCACATCAGTTTACCTGGA GCCGGCCTATTGATTTCTACAGTGATCAGCACACATGCATGCACTTTGGGTCATATATTGATGATGAGAAAGATCACTGCATGAGCTCTGATGGCTTTGCAAGATTCCTTGGTTTTCTGGGATCAATTCCTTTACACAATTCTGGTCAAAATGAGCATGCGACATCAGACACAAG GTACATACTGAAGAAGAAGTTTGATCGTGGAGCATATGGTGAAGTTTGGCTTGCTTTCAATTGGAACTGTTCTCAAGTTG GTTTTTCCTTGTCAAAACTTCTGTATACTGCAGAAGATGTGGTCAGTGATGCTGACAAAGAAAGAGGCAATCATGGGAAGCGTATTCAGATATTACGTGCTTCAAAATGGTGGCACTGGTTGAAGACAACAGAAACTGGACAAGAGGAATTTCGTGATATAATATGGCAGTTG tTGATGGCGCTTAAGTCCTGCCATGATCGCAACATCACTCACAGGGATATCAAACCTG AAAACATGGTAATATGCTTTGAAGACCCAGACTCGGGAAGCTGCTTGACATCAACTCCAAATAGTAGCGAGAACTACACTACTAAAAT GCGCATTATTGACTTTGGTAGTGCTGTGAATGATTTCACAGTGAAACATTTCTATGGATCTCTTGGACCATCGAG CAATGAACAAACGTCAGGGTATGCTCCCCCGGAAGCTTTTCTGAATGTCAGCTGGTATAAGGGGCCTTCAACTGTTACATCAAA GTATGATATGTGGAGTGTTGGTGTGGTAATCATGGAGATGATCTTAGGATCACCAAatgtttttcaaataaattctaaaacgCAAGCACTTCTTGATCAACAGCTCAAAGGTTGGAACGATAACTTGAAAGAGCTTGCGTACAA GCTTAGATCATTGATGGAAATGTGCATCTTAATCCCTGGAATTTCCTCAAAGCTCCATCAGAATGGGGGTACAAATAGCCAG AGTTCTAGTTCACCAGTTCCGTGGAAGTGTTCTGAAGAGTATTTCTCTTATCTAATACGGAGTAGAGATCCTCTTCAATTAGG ATTTCCAAATATATGGGCTTTGCGTTTAGTACGTGGCTTACTAGAGTGGGATCCT GAGAGCCGGCTGAGTGTTGATGATGCTCTGAGGCATCCTTACTTTACATCAGCTTCTTAA
- the LOC125200884 gene encoding uncharacterized protein LOC125200884 isoform X3 has protein sequence MMMIFILFNLLLLILALTSPVGGESPTCLAVYREGGATAVFQSPKCPRWNLSNFKSQSNRRLESRSMTCQSATLQGRRKSQEDRTLCAVDLRIPFPGPKGVKEVNVGIMAVFDGHNGSEASEMASELLLEYFVLHTYFLLDTTYAFLSRNLMKRLPDKMEDAAGFQKIQYEDIDGRTLNIGRFKVTLSTILDGSLPFDLLREALLRAIHDIDAKFTMDAARYNLSSGTTAAVVLLAEAQILVANLGDSKAFLCSEVYQSPPENKATVFRIIKQRRAEGVSLSVNERNHLKRMASNGWTVLIAKELTNDHHPDNEVEKSRVESAGGNISKWAGVARVNGQLAVTRAIGDIHFKNFGVISVPEVTDWKPLSGNESYIIAASDGVFEKLSPQDICDILWEPLAGFTIREKLNSTCSTSLADCIVNAAFEQGSMDNLAALVINMREAGSIATFGGKIYREPDYLGVVDERKIYVNSADANTSILAELRPLPDVTKFDRLLVEGKHNNFRCFYLSENLDVNDDYTFWIHKDGREPVSEQLTALSGAHQFTWSRPIDFYSDQHTCMHFGSYIDDEKDHCMSSDGFARFLGFLGSIPLHNSGQNEHATSDTRYILKKKFDRGAYGEVWLAFNWNCSQVGKNSQRKFVEENGFYSNERSTVHNENEDTNMFFEDCKRGNSDDNMFILKRIMVERGIGAYLSGLREKYFGEIFLNASNSLQGFSLSKLLYTAEDVVSDADKERGNHGKRIQILRASKWWHWLKTTETGQEEFRDIIWQLLMALKSCHDRNITHRDIKPENMVICFEDPDSGSCLTSTPNSSENYTTKMRIIDFGSAVNDFTVKHFYGSLGPSSNEQTSGYAPPEAFLNVSWYKGPSTVTSKYDMWSVGVVIMEMILGSPNVFQINSKTQALLDQQLKGWNDNLKELAYKLRSLMEMCILIPGISSKLHQNGGTNSQSSSSPVPWKCSEEYFSYLIRSRDPLQLGFPNIWALRLVRGLLEWDPESRLSVDDALRHPYFTSAS, from the exons ATGATGATGATCTTCATCCTGTTTAATCTACTTCTCCTGATTTTGGCTCTGACCTCTCCCGTCGGAGGAGAATCGCCGACGTGCTTGGCGGTGTACCGCGAAGGCGGCGCGACGGCGGTTTTCCAATCCCCAAAATGCCCTCGCTGGAACCTCTCGAATTTCAAATCCCAGTCCAATCGGCGATTAGAGTCGCGCTCAATGACGTGTCAGTCGGCTACACTCCAAGGCCGCCGGAAATCACAGGAGGATCGCACTCTTTGCGCTGTCGACCTTCGCATCCCTTTTCCAG GTCCGAAGGGGGTTAAGGAAGTTAATGTTGGGATAATGGCGGTTTTTGATGGACATAATGGTTCGGAAGCTAGTGAAATGGCATCTGAGTTGCTGTTGGAGTATTTTGTGCTGCATACTTACTTTCTTCTGGATACTACTTACGCTTTCTTGTCGAGGAATTTGATGAAAAGGCTGCCGGATAAAATGGAAGATGCTGCCGGTTTCCAGAAGATTCAATACGAGGATATTGATGGCCGAACTCTGAATATCGGGAG GTTCAAGGTGACTTTGTCAACTATTTTAGATGGATCTTTACCCTTTGACTTATTGAGGGAAGCATTGCTAAGAGCAATTCATGACATTGATGCAAAGTTTACTATG GATGCAGCAAGATACAACCTGAGTTCCGGCACTACAGCAGCAGTTGTACTCCTAGCAGAAGCTCAAATTCTAGTTGCTAATTTAGGTGACTCGAAGGCATTTTTATGCTCTGAAGTATATCAGTCTCCACCTGAGAATAAAG CAACTGTATTTAGGATCATCAAGCAGAGAAGGGCTGAGGGTGTTTCTTTATCTGTAAATGAACGCAATCACTTAAAACGAATGGCGTCTAATGGATGGACAGTGTTAATTGCTAAGGAGCTTACAAATGATCACCATCCTGACAATGAGGTAGAAAAATCCCGGGTTGAATCTGCTGGGGGCAATATTTCAAAATGGGCTGGTGTAGCTCGAGTCAATGGCCAATTGGCTGTAACCAGAGCAATCGGGGacattcattttaaaaa CTTTGGCGTAATCTCAGTGCCTGAGGTGACAGATTGGAAACCTTTGTCTGGCAATGAAAGTTATATTATTGCTGCATCGGATGGTGTCTTTGAAAAGCTTAGCCCCCAAGACATTTGTGATATACTATGGGAACCCCTTGCTGGCTTCACTATCCGGGAGAAACTCAATTCTACGTGTTCAACCTCATTGGCTGATTGCATAGTTAATGCTGCTTTTGAACAAGGAAGTATGGATAATTTGGCAGCTCTAGTGATTAACATGAGAGAAGCTGGTTCCATTGCGACTTTTGGGGGCAAGATTTACAGGGAACCTGATTACTTGGGAGTAGTAGATGAACGGAAGATATATGTGAACTCAG CTGATGCCAACACCTCAATACTCGCAGAACTGCGGCCGCTTCCAGATGTTACCAAGTTTGATAGATTACTG GTTGAAGGAAAACACAACAATTTTAGATGCTTTTATTTATCCGAGAATCTTGATGTAAACGATGATTACACATTTTGGATCCACAAAGATGGCCGTGAACCTGTGTCGGAGCAATTAACTGCTTTAAGTGGTGCACATCAGTTTACCTGGA GCCGGCCTATTGATTTCTACAGTGATCAGCACACATGCATGCACTTTGGGTCATATATTGATGATGAGAAAGATCACTGCATGAGCTCTGATGGCTTTGCAAGATTCCTTGGTTTTCTGGGATCAATTCCTTTACACAATTCTGGTCAAAATGAGCATGCGACATCAGACACAAG GTACATACTGAAGAAGAAGTTTGATCGTGGAGCATATGGTGAAGTTTGGCTTGCTTTCAATTGGAACTGTTCTCAAGTTGGTAAGAATTCCCAAAGGAAGTTTGTAGAAGAAAATGGTTTCTACAGTAACGAGAGAAGTACTGTGCATAACGAAAATGAAGATACAAATATGTTCTTTGAAGATTGCAAAAGAGGCAATTCTGATGATAACATGTTCATTTTGAAGCGTATAATG gttgaaagAGGAATTGGTGCTTACTTGAGTGGGTTACGAGAGAAATATTTTGGTGAAATCTTCTTAAATGCTTCCAATTCGCTACAAG GTTTTTCCTTGTCAAAACTTCTGTATACTGCAGAAGATGTGGTCAGTGATGCTGACAAAGAAAGAGGCAATCATGGGAAGCGTATTCAGATATTACGTGCTTCAAAATGGTGGCACTGGTTGAAGACAACAGAAACTGGACAAGAGGAATTTCGTGATATAATATGGCAGTTG tTGATGGCGCTTAAGTCCTGCCATGATCGCAACATCACTCACAGGGATATCAAACCTG AAAACATGGTAATATGCTTTGAAGACCCAGACTCGGGAAGCTGCTTGACATCAACTCCAAATAGTAGCGAGAACTACACTACTAAAAT GCGCATTATTGACTTTGGTAGTGCTGTGAATGATTTCACAGTGAAACATTTCTATGGATCTCTTGGACCATCGAG CAATGAACAAACGTCAGGGTATGCTCCCCCGGAAGCTTTTCTGAATGTCAGCTGGTATAAGGGGCCTTCAACTGTTACATCAAA GTATGATATGTGGAGTGTTGGTGTGGTAATCATGGAGATGATCTTAGGATCACCAAatgtttttcaaataaattctaaaacgCAAGCACTTCTTGATCAACAGCTCAAAGGTTGGAACGATAACTTGAAAGAGCTTGCGTACAA GCTTAGATCATTGATGGAAATGTGCATCTTAATCCCTGGAATTTCCTCAAAGCTCCATCAGAATGGGGGTACAAATAGCCAG AGTTCTAGTTCACCAGTTCCGTGGAAGTGTTCTGAAGAGTATTTCTCTTATCTAATACGGAGTAGAGATCCTCTTCAATTAGG ATTTCCAAATATATGGGCTTTGCGTTTAGTACGTGGCTTACTAGAGTGGGATCCT GAGAGCCGGCTGAGTGTTGATGATGCTCTGAGGCATCCTTACTTTACATCAGCTTCTTAA
- the LOC125200884 gene encoding uncharacterized protein LOC125200884 isoform X1 — MMMIFILFNLLLLILALTSPVGGESPTCLAVYREGGATAVFQSPKCPRWNLSNFKSQSNRRLESRSMTCQSATLQGRRKSQEDRTLCAVDLRIPFPGPKGVKEVNVGIMAVFDGHNGSEASEMASELLLEYFVLHTYFLLDTTYAFLSRNLMKRLPDKMEDAAGFQKIQYEDIDGRTLNIGRFKVTLSTILDGSLPFDLLREALLRAIHDIDAKFTMDAARYNLSSGTTAAVVLLAEAQILVANLGDSKAFLCSEVYQSPPENKATVFRIIKQRRAEGVSLSVNERNHLKRMASNGWTVLIAKELTNDHHPDNEVEKSRVESAGGNISKWAGVARVNGQLAVTRAIGDIHFKNFGVISVPEVTDWKPLSGNESYIIAASDGVFEKLSPQDICDILWEPLAGFTIREKLNSTCSTSLADCIVNAAFEQGSMDNLAALVINMREAGSIATFGGKIYREPDYLGVVDERKIYVNSADANTSILAELRPLPDVTKFDRLLVEGKHNNFRCFYLSENLDVNDDYTFWIHKDGREPVSEQLTALSGAHQFTWSRPIDFYSDQHTCMHFGSYIDDEKDHCMSSDGFARFLGFLGSIPLHNSGQNEHATSDTRYILKKKFDRGAYGEVWLAFNWNCSQVGKNSQRKFVEENGFYSNERSTVHNENEDTNMFFEDCKRGNSDDNMFILKRIMVERGIGAYLSGLREKYFGEIFLNASNSLQGSSPPREPDFWKLSHCSTHGSGNVNKSVNRDTEDSSIPEDVNFREKRLGETAYEEGLNHIARYVESFESRSNEIWLVFHHEGFSLSKLLYTAEDVVSDADKERGNHGKRIQILRASKWWHWLKTTETGQEEFRDIIWQLLMALKSCHDRNITHRDIKPENMVICFEDPDSGSCLTSTPNSSENYTTKMRIIDFGSAVNDFTVKHFYGSLGPSSNEQTSGYAPPEAFLNVSWYKGPSTVTSKYDMWSVGVVIMEMILGSPNVFQINSKTQALLDQQLKGWNDNLKELAYKLRSLMEMCILIPGISSKLHQNGGTNSQSSSSPVPWKCSEEYFSYLIRSRDPLQLGFPNIWALRLVRGLLEWDPESRLSVDDALRHPYFTSAS; from the exons ATGATGATGATCTTCATCCTGTTTAATCTACTTCTCCTGATTTTGGCTCTGACCTCTCCCGTCGGAGGAGAATCGCCGACGTGCTTGGCGGTGTACCGCGAAGGCGGCGCGACGGCGGTTTTCCAATCCCCAAAATGCCCTCGCTGGAACCTCTCGAATTTCAAATCCCAGTCCAATCGGCGATTAGAGTCGCGCTCAATGACGTGTCAGTCGGCTACACTCCAAGGCCGCCGGAAATCACAGGAGGATCGCACTCTTTGCGCTGTCGACCTTCGCATCCCTTTTCCAG GTCCGAAGGGGGTTAAGGAAGTTAATGTTGGGATAATGGCGGTTTTTGATGGACATAATGGTTCGGAAGCTAGTGAAATGGCATCTGAGTTGCTGTTGGAGTATTTTGTGCTGCATACTTACTTTCTTCTGGATACTACTTACGCTTTCTTGTCGAGGAATTTGATGAAAAGGCTGCCGGATAAAATGGAAGATGCTGCCGGTTTCCAGAAGATTCAATACGAGGATATTGATGGCCGAACTCTGAATATCGGGAG GTTCAAGGTGACTTTGTCAACTATTTTAGATGGATCTTTACCCTTTGACTTATTGAGGGAAGCATTGCTAAGAGCAATTCATGACATTGATGCAAAGTTTACTATG GATGCAGCAAGATACAACCTGAGTTCCGGCACTACAGCAGCAGTTGTACTCCTAGCAGAAGCTCAAATTCTAGTTGCTAATTTAGGTGACTCGAAGGCATTTTTATGCTCTGAAGTATATCAGTCTCCACCTGAGAATAAAG CAACTGTATTTAGGATCATCAAGCAGAGAAGGGCTGAGGGTGTTTCTTTATCTGTAAATGAACGCAATCACTTAAAACGAATGGCGTCTAATGGATGGACAGTGTTAATTGCTAAGGAGCTTACAAATGATCACCATCCTGACAATGAGGTAGAAAAATCCCGGGTTGAATCTGCTGGGGGCAATATTTCAAAATGGGCTGGTGTAGCTCGAGTCAATGGCCAATTGGCTGTAACCAGAGCAATCGGGGacattcattttaaaaa CTTTGGCGTAATCTCAGTGCCTGAGGTGACAGATTGGAAACCTTTGTCTGGCAATGAAAGTTATATTATTGCTGCATCGGATGGTGTCTTTGAAAAGCTTAGCCCCCAAGACATTTGTGATATACTATGGGAACCCCTTGCTGGCTTCACTATCCGGGAGAAACTCAATTCTACGTGTTCAACCTCATTGGCTGATTGCATAGTTAATGCTGCTTTTGAACAAGGAAGTATGGATAATTTGGCAGCTCTAGTGATTAACATGAGAGAAGCTGGTTCCATTGCGACTTTTGGGGGCAAGATTTACAGGGAACCTGATTACTTGGGAGTAGTAGATGAACGGAAGATATATGTGAACTCAG CTGATGCCAACACCTCAATACTCGCAGAACTGCGGCCGCTTCCAGATGTTACCAAGTTTGATAGATTACTG GTTGAAGGAAAACACAACAATTTTAGATGCTTTTATTTATCCGAGAATCTTGATGTAAACGATGATTACACATTTTGGATCCACAAAGATGGCCGTGAACCTGTGTCGGAGCAATTAACTGCTTTAAGTGGTGCACATCAGTTTACCTGGA GCCGGCCTATTGATTTCTACAGTGATCAGCACACATGCATGCACTTTGGGTCATATATTGATGATGAGAAAGATCACTGCATGAGCTCTGATGGCTTTGCAAGATTCCTTGGTTTTCTGGGATCAATTCCTTTACACAATTCTGGTCAAAATGAGCATGCGACATCAGACACAAG GTACATACTGAAGAAGAAGTTTGATCGTGGAGCATATGGTGAAGTTTGGCTTGCTTTCAATTGGAACTGTTCTCAAGTTGGTAAGAATTCCCAAAGGAAGTTTGTAGAAGAAAATGGTTTCTACAGTAACGAGAGAAGTACTGTGCATAACGAAAATGAAGATACAAATATGTTCTTTGAAGATTGCAAAAGAGGCAATTCTGATGATAACATGTTCATTTTGAAGCGTATAATG gttgaaagAGGAATTGGTGCTTACTTGAGTGGGTTACGAGAGAAATATTTTGGTGAAATCTTCTTAAATGCTTCCAATTCGCTACAAGGTTCATCACCACCTAGAGAACCAGATTTCTGGAAATTGTCACATTGCAGTACACATGGCTCtggaaatgtaaataaatcgGTTAATCGGGACACTGAGGACTCCTCAATTCCAGAAGATGTGAATTTTAGGGAAAAAAGATTGGGTGAAACAGCATATGAAGAAGGACTAAATCACATTGCTAGATATGTTGAATCTTTTGAATCACGGTCTAACGAGATATGGCTTGTATTTCATCATGAAGGTTTTTCCTTGTCAAAACTTCTGTATACTGCAGAAGATGTGGTCAGTGATGCTGACAAAGAAAGAGGCAATCATGGGAAGCGTATTCAGATATTACGTGCTTCAAAATGGTGGCACTGGTTGAAGACAACAGAAACTGGACAAGAGGAATTTCGTGATATAATATGGCAGTTG tTGATGGCGCTTAAGTCCTGCCATGATCGCAACATCACTCACAGGGATATCAAACCTG AAAACATGGTAATATGCTTTGAAGACCCAGACTCGGGAAGCTGCTTGACATCAACTCCAAATAGTAGCGAGAACTACACTACTAAAAT GCGCATTATTGACTTTGGTAGTGCTGTGAATGATTTCACAGTGAAACATTTCTATGGATCTCTTGGACCATCGAG CAATGAACAAACGTCAGGGTATGCTCCCCCGGAAGCTTTTCTGAATGTCAGCTGGTATAAGGGGCCTTCAACTGTTACATCAAA GTATGATATGTGGAGTGTTGGTGTGGTAATCATGGAGATGATCTTAGGATCACCAAatgtttttcaaataaattctaaaacgCAAGCACTTCTTGATCAACAGCTCAAAGGTTGGAACGATAACTTGAAAGAGCTTGCGTACAA GCTTAGATCATTGATGGAAATGTGCATCTTAATCCCTGGAATTTCCTCAAAGCTCCATCAGAATGGGGGTACAAATAGCCAG AGTTCTAGTTCACCAGTTCCGTGGAAGTGTTCTGAAGAGTATTTCTCTTATCTAATACGGAGTAGAGATCCTCTTCAATTAGG ATTTCCAAATATATGGGCTTTGCGTTTAGTACGTGGCTTACTAGAGTGGGATCCT GAGAGCCGGCTGAGTGTTGATGATGCTCTGAGGCATCCTTACTTTACATCAGCTTCTTAA